In one window of Leifsonia sp. NPDC080035 DNA:
- the crcB gene encoding fluoride efflux transporter CrcB, with translation MTPLLVIAVAAAGGVGAVARLVLDGVLRSRVAVSYPLGTTVINVTGSFLLGLVTGLALAHGLPAEWRAILGTGFLGGYTTFSTASYETVRLAQQRRYRAALFNGVGMLVLALAAAGLGLWLGGL, from the coding sequence GTGACGCCGCTCCTCGTGATCGCCGTCGCGGCCGCCGGCGGAGTCGGTGCGGTGGCGCGCCTCGTCCTCGACGGCGTGCTGCGCAGCAGGGTGGCCGTCTCGTATCCGCTGGGGACGACCGTCATCAACGTGACGGGGTCGTTCCTGCTCGGGCTGGTGACCGGCCTCGCGCTGGCCCACGGCCTCCCGGCGGAGTGGCGCGCGATCCTCGGCACCGGCTTCCTCGGCGGCTACACCACGTTCAGCACGGCGAGCTACGAGACCGTCCGCCTCGCGCAGCAGCGCCGGTACCGTGCGGCGCTCTTCAACGGCGTCGGGATGCTCGTCCTCGCGCTCGCCGCGGCGGGGCTGGGGCTGTGGCTGGGCGGCCTCTAG
- a CDS encoding nuclear transport factor 2 family protein has translation MADAITTWIDRYRRAWESNDPDDIRALFTEDASYRTEPFAEPWDGHLEIVEGWLDAQDEPGAAEFEWRLAGRDGETYFVEGVTDYADGPTYSNLWVVVLAPDGRAQEFTEWWMDQEA, from the coding sequence ATGGCCGACGCGATCACCACCTGGATCGACCGTTATCGACGCGCGTGGGAGTCGAACGACCCCGACGACATCCGCGCTCTCTTCACCGAGGACGCGAGCTACCGCACCGAACCGTTCGCCGAGCCGTGGGACGGCCACCTGGAGATCGTCGAAGGCTGGCTCGACGCGCAGGACGAGCCGGGGGCGGCGGAGTTCGAGTGGCGGCTGGCGGGCCGGGACGGCGAGACGTACTTCGTCGAGGGCGTGACCGACTACGCGGACGGCCCGACCTACAGCAACCTGTGGGTCGTCGTGCTCGCCCCCGACGGGCGCGCGCAGGAGTTCACCGAGTGGTGGATGGACCAGGAGGCCTAG
- a CDS encoding MarR family transcriptional regulator, whose translation MGIADDAVEVRAQGWRTLAALHDFIETALERALTREAGLSVVEYTVLDALDRQDGWHMRMQQLARASALSPSATTRLVNRLEERGLLTRVDCLDDRRGIYTELTGGGHALLDQARPVHDAALAGALDEAHGIPELAPLLDALPQLALAAR comes from the coding sequence GTGGGAATCGCCGACGACGCCGTCGAGGTACGCGCACAGGGCTGGCGGACGCTCGCCGCTCTGCACGACTTCATCGAGACCGCACTCGAGCGCGCGCTCACCCGCGAAGCGGGGCTCTCCGTCGTCGAGTACACGGTGCTCGACGCGCTCGATCGACAGGACGGCTGGCACATGCGGATGCAGCAGCTCGCCCGCGCGAGCGCGCTCAGCCCGAGCGCAACCACCCGGCTCGTCAACCGGCTCGAGGAGCGCGGCCTGCTCACGCGCGTCGACTGCCTGGACGACCGGCGCGGCATCTACACCGAGCTGACCGGCGGCGGCCACGCACTCCTCGATCAGGCCCGCCCCGTGCACGACGCCGCCCTCGCGGGAGCGCTCGACGAGGCCCACGGCATCCCCGAGCTCGCGCCGCTGCTCGACGCGCTGCCGCAGCTGGCGCTCGCCGCCCGCTGA
- a CDS encoding MFS transporter, translated as MPAGLIALALGGFGIGLTEFVIAGLLPEVAADFHVDAAAAGWLISGYALAVAVGAVGLTAAATRLPRKAALLGLMVLFILGNALSAVAPSYSVMLGGRILAALCHGAFFGIGSVVAAGMVAADKQARAIAIMFTGLTAANVLGVPFGTLLGQALGWRSTFWAITAIGVIALAGVALLVPREERGASAGPGLRTELGAFRSGQVWLSLAATTLGFGGMFGAFTYIAYTLTGLSGFPSGAVPWLLILFGLGLFAGNALGGRLADRSVDGTLIAVLAVLTVVLGVFALVAAIPVAAVIALVLMGAAGFATVPALQLRVLSSAEHAPTLASGANIAAFNVGNALGAWLGGLTISAGLGYASPLWVGAGMTAAAIVVVALAAARLRRRSPVREEETLPVH; from the coding sequence ATGCCTGCTGGCCTGATCGCCCTCGCCCTGGGCGGATTCGGCATCGGTCTGACCGAGTTCGTCATCGCCGGGCTGCTGCCCGAGGTCGCCGCCGACTTCCATGTCGATGCCGCCGCCGCCGGCTGGCTGATCTCCGGCTACGCGCTCGCCGTGGCGGTCGGCGCCGTCGGCCTCACCGCGGCCGCCACCCGGCTGCCGCGCAAGGCGGCGCTGCTCGGGCTGATGGTGCTCTTCATCCTCGGCAATGCCCTCTCCGCCGTGGCACCCAGCTACAGCGTGATGCTGGGGGGCCGCATCCTCGCCGCCCTCTGCCACGGCGCGTTCTTCGGCATCGGCTCCGTCGTCGCCGCAGGGATGGTCGCCGCCGACAAGCAGGCGCGCGCCATCGCCATCATGTTCACCGGCCTGACCGCGGCGAACGTGCTCGGCGTCCCGTTCGGCACCCTGCTCGGCCAGGCGCTCGGCTGGCGCTCGACGTTCTGGGCGATCACCGCGATCGGCGTGATCGCCCTGGCCGGCGTCGCACTGCTCGTCCCGCGCGAGGAGCGCGGCGCATCCGCGGGGCCGGGGCTGCGGACCGAGCTCGGCGCCTTCCGGTCCGGTCAGGTGTGGCTCTCGCTGGCGGCGACCACGCTCGGCTTCGGTGGAATGTTCGGGGCGTTCACCTACATCGCGTACACACTCACCGGGCTCTCGGGGTTCCCCTCCGGTGCGGTGCCGTGGCTGCTCATCCTGTTCGGCCTCGGCCTGTTCGCGGGCAACGCGCTCGGCGGGCGGCTGGCGGACCGGTCGGTGGACGGCACGCTGATCGCCGTGCTCGCGGTGCTCACTGTCGTGCTCGGCGTCTTCGCGCTGGTGGCCGCCATCCCCGTCGCTGCCGTGATCGCGCTCGTCCTGATGGGCGCCGCCGGCTTCGCGACCGTACCCGCGCTGCAGCTGCGGGTGCTCAGTTCGGCCGAGCACGCCCCGACGCTCGCGTCCGGGGCGAACATCGCCGCCTTCAACGTGGGGAACGCGCTGGGCGCCTGGCTCGGCGGTCTCACCATCTCGGCGGGTCTCGGCTACGCGTCGCCCCTGTGGGTGGGCGCGGGGATGACCGCCGCCGCGATCGTCGTGGTCGCGCTGGCCGCGGCGCGGCTCCGTCGTCGCTCCCCGGTGCGCGAGGAAGAGACCCTTCCTGTGCACTAG
- a CDS encoding NAD(P)/FAD-dependent oxidoreductase, with translation MTAAELIVVGGGPVGLACAIEARLSGMDVLVVEPRPAPIDKACGEGLMPGALAALHRIGVDPPGRTIAGIAYVDAESRVEHRFVERPGRGVRRTTLHSALERRAVEVGARFLRTRVTGVVQERSRVVLTVATDTPSEVDTPWLIAADGLHSPVRRMLGLDGRAQPSARRRFGIRRHYEVEPWTDLVEVHWSPTAEAYVTPVDDHTVGVAILGARPLDQAAVVGAIPELAGRLGSALPVSDVRGAGPLLQRSRARTHGRVLLAGDASGYVDALTGEGMRVGFAQARAAVAAVRAGNTEQYERAWRATTRDFRMLTSGLVVAARSRWRPRIVPTAAGRPELFGTIVERLSR, from the coding sequence ATGACGGCGGCGGAGCTCATCGTCGTCGGCGGCGGACCGGTCGGGCTCGCCTGCGCGATCGAGGCGCGCCTGTCCGGGATGGACGTGCTCGTCGTTGAGCCGCGGCCGGCTCCCATCGACAAGGCGTGCGGCGAGGGGCTGATGCCGGGCGCGCTGGCGGCCCTGCACAGGATCGGCGTCGACCCTCCCGGCCGGACGATCGCCGGGATCGCGTACGTGGACGCCGAGTCGCGTGTGGAGCACCGGTTCGTGGAGCGGCCCGGCCGCGGGGTGCGGCGCACCACCCTGCACAGCGCCCTCGAGCGCCGCGCCGTCGAGGTGGGCGCTCGCTTCCTCCGCACCCGGGTCACCGGCGTCGTGCAGGAACGCTCGCGGGTGGTGCTGACCGTCGCCACCGACACACCGTCGGAAGTCGACACCCCGTGGCTGATCGCCGCGGACGGCCTGCACTCCCCCGTCCGCAGGATGCTCGGCCTCGACGGCCGCGCCCAGCCGTCCGCCCGCCGGCGGTTCGGCATCCGCCGGCACTACGAGGTCGAGCCGTGGACGGACCTGGTGGAAGTGCACTGGTCGCCAACGGCGGAGGCTTACGTCACGCCGGTCGACGACCACACGGTCGGCGTGGCGATCCTCGGCGCGCGGCCGCTGGACCAGGCGGCGGTCGTGGGCGCCATCCCGGAACTCGCCGGTCGCCTCGGGAGCGCGCTTCCCGTCTCCGATGTACGCGGCGCCGGTCCCCTGCTGCAGCGGTCGCGCGCGCGAACGCACGGTCGCGTGCTGCTCGCCGGGGACGCCTCCGGCTACGTCGACGCCCTGACCGGCGAAGGGATGCGCGTCGGCTTCGCCCAGGCGCGCGCGGCGGTCGCCGCCGTCCGTGCGGGGAACACCGAGCAGTACGAGCGGGCCTGGCGCGCGACCACCAGGGATTTCCGGATGCTCACCTCCGGACTCGTCGTCGCCGCGCGCTCGCGGTGGCGGCCGCGCATCGTCCCGACCGCGGCGGGACGTCCCGAACTGTTCGGGACGATCGTCGAGCGCCTCTCGCGCTGA
- a CDS encoding isoprenylcysteine carboxyl methyltransferase family protein, with amino-acid sequence MIWYTLLVLATGGERIAELVLSARNARWSFARGGVEFGRRHFPPMVALHTGLLLACLAEVWFLDRPFLPWLGWPMLVLVLASQALRWWCIASLGPRWNTRVIIVRDLPLVTRGPYRWLSHPNYVAVVVEGFALPLVHTAWITAAAFTVLNAVLLLGFRIPCENRALASVLPARA; translated from the coding sequence ATGATCTGGTACACACTCCTCGTGCTCGCGACCGGCGGCGAGCGCATCGCCGAGCTCGTCCTGTCCGCGCGCAACGCGCGCTGGTCGTTCGCCCGGGGCGGCGTGGAGTTCGGCCGGCGCCACTTCCCGCCGATGGTCGCGCTGCACACGGGTCTGCTGCTCGCGTGCCTCGCGGAGGTGTGGTTCCTCGACCGGCCGTTCCTGCCATGGCTGGGCTGGCCGATGCTCGTCCTCGTGCTCGCGAGCCAGGCGCTGCGCTGGTGGTGCATCGCCTCGCTCGGGCCGCGCTGGAACACCCGCGTGATCATCGTCCGAGACCTTCCCCTGGTGACCCGCGGTCCGTACCGGTGGCTGAGCCACCCGAACTACGTCGCCGTCGTCGTGGAGGGCTTCGCACTCCCCCTGGTGCACACCGCCTGGATCACCGCCGCCGCCTTCACCGTGCTGAACGCGGTGCTCCTGCTCGGCTTCCGCATCCCGTGCGAGAACCGCGCGCTCGCGTCCGTCCTCCCCGCCCGCGCATGA
- a CDS encoding type III polyketide synthase — protein sequence MSRIVAVAPVLPARTYSQGEITAALLAMITTDPSRQAVMRRIHASSGVETRSLVMPLERYSSLASFRESNDFFIAEGTSLAERAITQALASAGLEPRDVDYLLFTSVTGIAAPSIDAQLVQRLGMRPDVKRLPSFGLGCVAGAAGLARVHDYLAGHPDEVAVLLSVELCSLTVQAADDSMANIVASGLFGDGAAAVVLVGDRRAEALGLPGPEIVDTRSHIYPDTADVIGWDIGGTGFRIVLSAGVPDVIDRNFADDARGILAAHDLEVGDVAAWAAHPGGPKVLEAFSRALDLPEGALDASWRSLARVGNLSSAAVLHVLAEQLDAHPPGTVGLLFALGPGVTSELVLLRWAGAKELGAAA from the coding sequence GTGAGCCGAATCGTCGCCGTGGCGCCCGTGCTTCCCGCCCGCACATACAGCCAGGGCGAGATCACCGCCGCGCTGCTCGCGATGATCACGACGGACCCGTCCCGGCAAGCCGTGATGCGCCGGATCCACGCCTCGAGCGGTGTCGAGACCCGCAGCCTGGTCATGCCCCTGGAGCGCTACAGCTCGCTCGCCTCGTTCCGGGAGTCGAACGACTTCTTCATCGCCGAGGGCACCTCCCTCGCCGAGCGCGCGATCACGCAGGCCCTCGCCTCCGCCGGCCTGGAACCCCGCGACGTCGACTACCTGCTCTTCACCTCGGTCACCGGCATCGCCGCCCCCTCGATCGACGCACAGCTGGTCCAGCGGCTCGGGATGCGCCCCGACGTGAAGCGACTGCCGAGCTTCGGTCTGGGCTGCGTCGCGGGTGCCGCAGGACTCGCCCGGGTCCACGACTACCTGGCCGGCCACCCGGATGAGGTCGCCGTGCTGCTCTCCGTCGAGCTCTGCTCGCTGACCGTTCAGGCCGCGGACGACTCGATGGCCAACATCGTCGCGAGCGGGCTCTTCGGCGACGGCGCCGCCGCCGTCGTGCTCGTCGGCGACCGCCGCGCCGAGGCGCTCGGCCTCCCCGGCCCGGAGATCGTCGACACCCGCAGCCACATCTACCCCGACACCGCCGACGTGATCGGCTGGGACATCGGGGGGACGGGCTTCCGCATCGTCCTGAGCGCCGGCGTCCCCGACGTGATCGACCGCAACTTCGCGGACGACGCCCGCGGCATCCTGGCCGCACACGACCTCGAGGTCGGCGACGTCGCCGCCTGGGCGGCGCATCCCGGCGGCCCCAAGGTGCTGGAGGCGTTCTCGCGCGCGCTCGACCTCCCGGAGGGCGCGCTGGACGCGAGCTGGCGGTCCCTCGCCCGCGTCGGCAACCTGTCGTCCGCCGCCGTGCTGCACGTGCTGGCCGAACAGCTGGATGCGCACCCGCCCGGCACGGTCGGCCTGCTCTTCGCGCTCGGGCCCGGGGTGACCAGCGAGCTCGTCCTGTTGCGCTGGGCCGGCGCGAAGGAGCTGGGCGCGGCGGCATGA
- a CDS encoding class I SAM-dependent methyltransferase, giving the protein MPETFDDLIALGESADVTGWDFSWLDGRATEERPPWGYARLLAERLERASASLDIQTGGGEVLAEARVFPPTAVATESWPPNVAAATRLLHPRGVVVVADADEPPLPFADAAFDLVTSRHPATVHWAEIARVLAPGGSYVAQHVGPASAFELIEFFLGPQPEARRGRHHDDEAAAARRAGLEVVDLRIARTRIEIFDVAAVVYLLRKVIWWVPGFTVDAYRDRLRDLHDLIQRDGPFVAYSSRHLIEARKRA; this is encoded by the coding sequence ATGCCCGAGACGTTCGACGACCTGATCGCCCTGGGGGAGAGCGCCGACGTGACCGGCTGGGACTTCTCCTGGCTGGACGGCCGCGCCACCGAGGAGCGGCCGCCGTGGGGATACGCTCGCCTGCTCGCGGAGCGGCTGGAGCGCGCGAGCGCGTCCCTCGACATCCAGACCGGGGGCGGCGAGGTGCTGGCGGAGGCGCGCGTCTTCCCGCCGACCGCGGTCGCCACCGAGTCGTGGCCGCCGAACGTGGCCGCAGCCACCCGGCTCCTGCATCCGCGCGGAGTCGTGGTGGTGGCCGACGCGGATGAGCCCCCGCTGCCCTTCGCGGACGCCGCGTTCGACCTCGTGACCAGCCGGCATCCGGCGACCGTGCACTGGGCCGAGATCGCGCGGGTGCTCGCACCGGGCGGCTCGTACGTCGCCCAGCACGTCGGCCCCGCGTCCGCGTTCGAGCTGATCGAGTTCTTCCTCGGCCCCCAGCCGGAGGCCCGCCGCGGACGTCACCACGACGACGAGGCCGCGGCGGCGCGGCGCGCGGGCCTGGAGGTCGTCGACCTGCGCATCGCCCGCACCCGCATCGAGATCTTCGACGTCGCCGCGGTCGTCTACCTGCTGCGCAAGGTGATCTGGTGGGTGCCGGGGTTCACGGTCGACGCGTACCGGGACCGGCTGCGCGACCTGCACGACCTGATCCAGCGCGATGGCCCGTTCGTGGCGTACTCGTCGCGGCACCTCATCGAGGCGCGCAAGCGCGCCTAG
- a CDS encoding RidA family protein has translation MTDRIAVSTEDAPAPAHTFSQGVRRGPFLQVSGQGPVDPATNEYLHPGDVRAQTIRTLQNVEAVLAAGGAGFDDVMMLRVYLTTRDDFAAMNEAYGEFLGARVASGVLPARTTVFTGLPRAEMLVEIDAFAVLA, from the coding sequence ATGACCGACCGTATCGCCGTCAGCACCGAGGACGCCCCGGCGCCCGCCCACACCTTCTCCCAGGGCGTCCGCCGAGGGCCGTTCCTGCAGGTCTCCGGCCAGGGTCCCGTCGACCCTGCCACGAACGAGTATCTGCACCCGGGCGACGTGCGCGCGCAGACCATCCGCACCCTGCAGAACGTGGAGGCGGTGCTCGCGGCGGGAGGCGCGGGCTTCGACGACGTGATGATGCTGCGCGTCTACCTAACCACCCGCGACGACTTCGCCGCCATGAACGAGGCCTACGGCGAGTTCCTCGGCGCGCGGGTCGCCTCGGGCGTGCTGCCCGCTCGCACCACCGTGTTCACGGGCCTCCCCCGTGCGGAGATGCTGGTCGAGATCGACGCGTTCGCCGTGCTCGCCTAG
- a CDS encoding IclR family transcriptional regulator — protein MSQSLGRALDILDLVSRGVRTLDALAAEVGVHKSTVLRLLQTLEERGFVGRDSAHRYHVGPAVFALASTALDAQDVRAAAAPALRALAAETGQTVHLATYQDGIVSYVDKVESRQPLRMYSRIGLPAPLNATAVGKVLLGGLDLPERERVVAAISFERFTDRTLTTPEALLEEVHRGAERGWAEDHEEHETFMNCVGAPVYGPDGRVAAAVSVSVPNVVLPYEGVLGLVPALLAATARISAELGAPAGPAAATSDTTATSATMTTATTERTTA, from the coding sequence ATGAGCCAGTCCCTCGGTCGCGCCCTCGACATCCTCGATCTCGTCTCGCGCGGCGTGCGCACGCTGGATGCGCTGGCCGCCGAGGTCGGCGTGCACAAGTCGACCGTGCTTCGGCTGCTGCAGACGCTGGAGGAGCGCGGCTTCGTCGGCAGGGACAGCGCGCACCGCTACCACGTCGGCCCCGCCGTCTTCGCGCTCGCGTCCACCGCCCTCGACGCCCAGGACGTGCGCGCCGCCGCGGCCCCCGCACTGCGAGCCCTCGCGGCGGAGACCGGGCAGACCGTCCACCTCGCGACGTACCAGGATGGGATCGTCAGCTACGTGGACAAGGTCGAGTCGCGCCAGCCGCTGCGGATGTACTCGCGGATCGGGCTGCCGGCGCCGCTGAACGCCACCGCGGTCGGCAAGGTGCTGCTCGGGGGTCTCGACCTTCCGGAGCGGGAGCGGGTCGTCGCCGCCATCTCGTTCGAGCGCTTCACCGACCGCACGCTGACCACCCCCGAGGCTCTGCTCGAGGAGGTGCATCGCGGCGCCGAGCGCGGCTGGGCCGAGGACCACGAGGAGCACGAGACGTTCATGAACTGCGTCGGCGCACCCGTCTACGGGCCGGACGGTCGCGTCGCCGCGGCCGTGTCGGTCTCCGTGCCGAACGTCGTGCTCCCGTACGAGGGCGTGCTCGGCCTGGTGCCCGCGCTGCTCGCCGCCACCGCGCGCATCTCCGCCGAGCTGGGCGCCCCTGCGGGCCCGGCCGCCGCGACGAGCGACACCACCGCCACGAGCGCGACCATGACCACCGCCACGACCGAGAGGACGACCGCATGA
- a CDS encoding sugar kinase, producing MPTSDGPIVTIGEAMIALYPDGRHSLAEARSFGSDVGGAEFNVATTLARLGIPSAWVSRLGDDGFGDRILTVAAEAGVDTSAVERDAGRATGLYVKEPTTGADGVRTRMHYYRSGSAASALDSSQLGSAPAAALLTRAAIVHTSGITAALSASTAEAVAGLRAAVGAGTVVSVDLNLRPQLWRDRDTAPLGALIDQADLLLVGRDEAVTHFGHAEAADIFDAHPGLSTIVVKDEAHRASVYRREGRETHVPCLTVEVVEPVGAGDAFAAGFLAALAEGREDAVALRFGHALASLTLIGHGDRPLTVPTAGERERIAAATEDEWAGWRVHPGEIPWREASGA from the coding sequence ATGCCGACGTCCGACGGGCCCATCGTCACCATCGGCGAGGCCATGATCGCGCTCTACCCGGACGGCCGCCACTCCCTCGCGGAGGCGCGGTCGTTCGGGTCCGACGTCGGCGGCGCGGAGTTCAACGTCGCCACGACGCTCGCCCGGCTGGGCATCCCCTCCGCGTGGGTGTCGCGCCTCGGCGACGACGGCTTCGGCGACCGGATCCTGACCGTCGCCGCTGAGGCCGGCGTCGACACCAGCGCCGTCGAGCGGGACGCCGGGCGCGCCACGGGACTCTACGTCAAGGAGCCGACGACCGGCGCCGACGGCGTGCGCACGCGGATGCACTACTACCGCTCCGGGTCGGCCGCCTCCGCGCTCGACAGCTCCCAGCTCGGCAGTGCACCGGCCGCGGCCCTGCTGACGCGCGCCGCGATCGTGCACACCAGCGGCATCACCGCCGCTCTCTCGGCGAGCACGGCGGAGGCCGTCGCCGGGCTGCGCGCCGCGGTCGGGGCGGGCACCGTCGTCAGCGTCGACCTGAACCTGCGCCCGCAGCTCTGGCGCGACCGAGACACCGCGCCCCTCGGCGCCCTGATCGACCAGGCCGACCTGCTGCTCGTCGGCCGGGACGAGGCCGTGACCCACTTCGGTCACGCGGAGGCGGCGGATATCTTCGACGCGCATCCCGGGCTCAGCACCATCGTCGTCAAGGACGAGGCGCACCGGGCCTCCGTGTACCGGCGCGAGGGCCGCGAGACCCACGTGCCATGTCTCACGGTGGAGGTCGTCGAGCCGGTCGGGGCGGGAGACGCGTTCGCCGCAGGATTCCTCGCGGCCCTGGCCGAGGGCCGGGAGGATGCGGTCGCGCTGCGCTTCGGGCACGCTCTCGCCTCGCTGACCCTGATCGGGCACGGCGACCGGCCGCTGACCGTCCCGACCGCCGGCGAGCGTGAACGGATCGCCGCCGCGACGGAGGACGAGTGGGCGGGCTGGCGCGTGCATCCCGGCGAGATCCCGTGGCGGGAGGCGAGCGGCGCATGA
- a CDS encoding alanine racemase translates to MEEFKAVPLAYGATDLATLSASRPALHTFPTPLVTLSEDAVRHNLETMAAWCAAAGVLLAPHGKTTMSRTLWERQLAAGAWGITVATPWQASVALGWGIPRVLLANELVQPAALRAFAGHTDRLTVWADSVRAVEIMSDALSAAGAAHPLGVLVELGAPGARTGARDRDTALAVARAIAASPVLRLAGVAGYEGAVAHGETDESLATVRRYLEDMLALHDAVAAAGLYPEGEPVLLSAGGSAYFDEVVEVLAPRRDPEGRAGRVVEVLLRSGAYITHDDGYYSRVTPFSRLGGTGFRSAIHGWATVLSRPEPGLVLVDAGKRDLPYDDGMPVPQAIRPFGEMATVPLTGAAVTRMNDQHTFVRVPDDAAVQVGDVIRFGLSHPCTTFDKWRALAVVDDALADDPRVIGLLETTFG, encoded by the coding sequence ATGGAAGAGTTCAAGGCCGTCCCGCTGGCATACGGTGCCACCGATCTCGCGACGCTGTCCGCGTCGCGCCCCGCGCTGCACACGTTCCCGACGCCGCTCGTCACGCTCAGCGAGGATGCCGTCCGGCACAACCTGGAGACGATGGCGGCCTGGTGCGCAGCCGCGGGCGTCCTCCTGGCGCCGCACGGCAAGACGACGATGAGCCGCACATTGTGGGAGCGTCAGCTCGCGGCGGGCGCATGGGGGATCACGGTGGCGACGCCGTGGCAGGCGTCGGTCGCGCTCGGCTGGGGCATCCCGCGGGTGCTGCTCGCCAACGAGCTCGTGCAGCCGGCAGCGCTGCGCGCGTTCGCCGGCCACACCGACCGGCTGACGGTGTGGGCGGACTCCGTGCGGGCGGTGGAGATCATGTCGGACGCGCTCTCGGCGGCCGGGGCCGCGCATCCGCTCGGCGTGCTGGTGGAGCTCGGCGCCCCTGGTGCCCGGACAGGAGCACGGGACCGCGACACGGCCCTGGCGGTGGCGCGTGCGATCGCCGCGTCCCCGGTGCTCCGGCTCGCGGGCGTCGCGGGGTACGAGGGCGCCGTGGCGCACGGCGAGACCGACGAGTCCCTTGCCACCGTGCGCCGCTATCTGGAGGACATGCTCGCGCTGCACGACGCCGTCGCCGCAGCCGGCCTCTACCCGGAGGGCGAGCCGGTGCTGCTGAGCGCGGGAGGCAGCGCCTACTTCGACGAGGTCGTCGAGGTGCTGGCGCCGCGCCGCGACCCCGAGGGACGCGCCGGGCGCGTGGTGGAGGTCCTGCTGCGGTCCGGCGCCTACATCACCCACGACGACGGCTACTACAGCAGGGTCACCCCGTTCTCGCGGCTCGGCGGCACCGGGTTCCGCTCCGCCATCCACGGCTGGGCGACGGTGCTGTCGCGGCCGGAGCCCGGCCTGGTGCTGGTGGACGCCGGCAAGCGCGACCTGCCCTACGACGACGGGATGCCCGTGCCCCAGGCGATCCGCCCGTTCGGCGAGATGGCGACCGTGCCGTTGACCGGTGCTGCGGTGACGCGTATGAACGACCAGCACACGTTCGTCCGGGTGCCCGACGACGCGGCCGTGCAGGTCGGCGACGTCATCCGGTTCGGGCTCTCGCATCCCTGCACGACCTTCGACAAGTGGCGGGCGCTGGCCGTCGTCGACGACGCACTCGCCGACGACCCGCGGGTGATCGGCCTGCTCGAGACGACTTTCGGATAG
- a CDS encoding bifunctional 4-hydroxy-2-oxoglutarate aldolase/2-dehydro-3-deoxy-phosphogluconate aldolase — MLLETLRAHGALAVVRAPRIDDPASLCRALAAGGIPVVEFTFTTPGVEAVIAEAVAAAPDALVGAGTVTDVRTATAAIEAGARFLVTPGLSEGAAAVAREAGVPILLGALSPTEVMRAVELGAAAVKVFPASLVGPGYLKDLRGPFPDIPFVPSGGLDAGNAAEWMRAGALAVTAGSSVVSAADIAGARWTDVAERARAFTTAASA; from the coding sequence ATGCTGCTCGAGACACTGCGCGCCCACGGTGCGCTCGCCGTGGTGCGGGCGCCGCGGATCGACGACCCCGCCTCGCTCTGCCGCGCGCTCGCAGCGGGCGGCATCCCGGTCGTCGAGTTCACCTTCACCACTCCGGGCGTCGAGGCCGTGATCGCGGAGGCCGTCGCCGCTGCGCCGGACGCGCTGGTCGGCGCGGGGACCGTGACGGACGTGCGCACCGCGACCGCGGCGATCGAGGCCGGTGCACGGTTTCTGGTGACGCCGGGCCTCAGCGAGGGAGCGGCGGCCGTCGCACGCGAGGCGGGAGTGCCCATCCTGCTCGGCGCGCTGAGCCCGACCGAGGTGATGCGGGCCGTCGAGCTGGGCGCCGCGGCGGTGAAGGTCTTCCCCGCGTCGCTGGTCGGCCCCGGCTACCTGAAGGACCTCCGCGGGCCGTTCCCCGACATCCCGTTCGTGCCCTCCGGTGGCCTGGACGCCGGCAACGCCGCCGAGTGGATGCGCGCGGGCGCGCTCGCGGTGACCGCCGGCTCCAGCGTGGTGAGCGCCGCCGACATCGCGGGCGCGCGCTGGACCGACGTCGCCGAGCGGGCGCGCGCGTTCACGACGGCCGCGTCGGCGTGA